In Candidatus Cloacimonadota bacterium, the DNA window CAACATAACAGTAGCCCTCTACGAACTATCAGAACTTGAACACAAGTAAAAGTAAAAAGTGATAAAGTAAAAAGAAAAATAATTAAATAAAAAAAATGATGTAAAAAATGAAACTCGATAAACATATAAAAGAAAATCCCTTACTATATAAAACTTTTCTTTTGTCTCTTGAAATTGTAAGATTATATAAATATTTAACAAAAGAAAAACATGAATACGTGATGTCCAAACAACTGCTGAAAGCAGGTACATCAGTAGGTGCGAATTGCAACGAGGCTGTAGCAGGTCAATCGAAAAAGGACTTTATCTCAAAACTTTCAATAGCAATGAAGGAAGCATCGGAAACACGATATTGGTTGTCATTGTTGGTTTTCAGTGAATATTTAACGGATAGGGAAGTAGAAAAATCTTTAGGCTTACTTCACGAATCAATGAGTTTAATTGGTAAAAGCCTTATTACAGCAAAGAAAAACCTTGAGAGCAGAAAGTAAAAAGCGATAAAGCTTGTCCCGTGAAATACCTTCTTTTTATTTCACCGGGGAAAAAATAAAAAGTGATAAAGTAAAAAGAAAAATTTAGAGAAAAATTTAGAGAAAAATTAAAGGTTAATTTAAAAAAATGTTTAGATTAAAAAATAAATGTCCATTTTATCCACCCTCCGCAGTAGCACTTCATCCTTCGCAGTTCATCCTTCGGAGTAAACCTATTCATTCTTCGCAGTCTTGGTATGGAGAATGGATGCTACGGAGGACGGGCTTTTTACTTTTTTC includes these proteins:
- a CDS encoding four helix bundle protein, with translation MKLDKHIKENPLLYKTFLLSLEIVRLYKYLTKEKHEYVMSKQLLKAGTSVGANCNEAVAGQSKKDFISKLSIAMKEASETRYWLSLLVFSEYLTDREVEKSLGLLHESMSLIGKSLITAKKNLESRK